A genomic stretch from Halichoerus grypus chromosome 7, mHalGry1.hap1.1, whole genome shotgun sequence includes:
- the NPY4R2 gene encoding neuropeptide Y receptor type 4-2, with protein MNISHFLALLLPGSPQGQNRSRSRSIPYNFSDHCQDSVDLMVFIVTSYSIETVVGVLGNLCLIYVTIRQKEKANVTNLLIANLAFSDFLMCLICQPLTAIYTLMDYWVFGEALCKMSAFIQCMSVTVSILSLVLVALERHQLIINPTGWKPSVSQAYLGIVVIWLIACFLSLPFLVNSVLEKVFQRNHSKAVEFLADKVVCTESWPLHHHRIIYTTSLLLFQYCVPLVFILICYVRIYRHLQKRKRLFRKGTYSSQAWQMKRINAILVAMVGVFAVLWLPLHVFNSLEDWYHEAIPICYGNLIFLVCHLLAMASACVNPFIYGFLNTNFKKEVKALVLTCQQSAHVEESEHLPLSTVHTEVSKGSLRLSGRSNPI; from the coding sequence ATGAACATCTCGCACTTCCTGGCCTTGCTGCTCCCAGGATCCCCTCAGGGTCAAAACAGGAGCAGATCAAGAAGCATCCCGTACAACTTCTCGGACCACTGCCAGGATTCTGTAGACCTGATGGTCTTCATTGTCACCTCTTATAGCATCGAGACTGTTGTGGGGGTCCTGGGCAACCTCTGCCTCATATACGTGACCAttaggcagaaggagaaggccAATGTGACCAACCTGCTCATCGCCAACCTGGCTTTCTCTGACTTCCTCATGTGCCTCATCTGCCAGCCACTCACAGCCATTTACACCCTTATGGACTACTGGGTCTTTGGGGAGGCCCTTTGCAAGATGTCCGCCTTCATCCAGTGTATGTCGGTGACAGTCTCCATCCTTTCGCTTGTCCTTGTGGCCCTGGAGAGACATCAGCTCATCATCAACCCAACAGGCTGGAAGCCCAGTGTCTCCCAGGCCTACCTGGGGATTGTGGTCATCTGGCTCAtcgcctgcttcctctccctgcccttcctggtCAACAGTGTCCTAGAGAAAGTCTTTCAGAGGAACCACTCCAAGGCTGTGGAGTTTCTGGCAGATAAGGTGGTCTGTACTGAGTCATGGCCGCTGCACCACCACCGCATCATCTACACCACCTCCCTGCTGCTCTTCCAGTACTGCGTGCCGTTGGTCTTCATCCTGATCTGCTACGTGCGCATCTACAGGCACCTGCAGAAGCGGAAGCGGCTGTTCCGAAAGGGCACCTACAGCTCGCAGGCGTGGCAGATGAAGCGGATCAATGCGATCCTTGTGGCCATGGTGGGTGTCTTCGCCGTGCTCTGGCTGCCCCTGCACGTGTTCAACAGCCTCGAGGACTGGTACCATGAGGCCATCCCCATCTGTTATGGTAACCTCATCTTCTTGGTGTGCCACCTGCTTGCCATGGCCTCTGCCTGTGTCAACCCTTTCATCTATGGCTTTCTCAACACCAACTTCAAGAAGGAGGTCAAGGCCCTGGTGCTGACATGTCAGCAGAGTGCCCATGTGGAAGAGTCCGAGCATCTGCCCCTGTCCACGGTGCACACGGAGGTCTCCAAAGGGTCTCTGAGGCTCAGTGGCAGGTCTAACCCCATTTAG